One genomic region from Homalodisca vitripennis isolate AUS2020 chromosome 6, UT_GWSS_2.1, whole genome shotgun sequence encodes:
- the LOC124365553 gene encoding piggyBac transposable element-derived protein 4-like, translating to MDDVYYPGKELSLDEAMVFVARSVDFSDSTSKGKRHKYGIKLYTLCEPGGLILRFLVYSGSLSDLGGKGHATKVVLLHLMRGKLNHGHSLYMDNFYNSFPLAYQLLRKKTYCTGTLRADRKYLPDEVKSAKVKKGETIARSAEQVTVAKWKDKRVVTYITTEFENNMVESRNRHGVARVKPLPIVKYNTFMKGVDRADQMLAYYPCERKTLRWYKKIFVHIMQMALVNALKLYNLSNPQETMNLYDFRLAVIESLVPEKELQAPERPRRSNEKALHVVSSLIEGKDNRNRQKRKRLQSLPQ from the coding sequence ATGGATGATGTTTACTATCCAGGCAAAGAACTTTCTTTGGATGAGGCTATGGTTTTTGTGGCGCGGTCGGTTGATTTTTCCGACAGTACATCAAAGGGAAAGCGCCACAAGTATGGCATCAAACTGTACACTCTTTGTGAACCTGGTGGTCTCATACTTCGTTTTCTTGTCTACTCAGGATCTCTCAGTGACTTAGGTGGGAAAGGTCATGCCACAAAGGTAGTACTACTACATCTTATGAGAGGGAAGCTCAACCATGGTCACTCGTTGTACATGGATAATTTTTACAATAGCTTTCCTTTGGCCTACCAACTGCTTAGGAAGAAGACGTATTGTACTGGCACACTTAGAGCAGACAGAAAGTACCTGCCAGATGAGGTAAAATCAGCCAAAGTAAAAAAAGGTGAGACAATTGCTCGGAGTGCAGAACAAGTCACTGTTGCCAAGTGGAAGGACAAGCGTGTAGTGACATACATCACTACAGAGTTTGAAAACAACATGGTTGAATCACGGAATCGCCATGGAGTAGCTAGAGTAAAACCCCTGCCCATTgtgaaatataacacatttatgaaGGGAGTGGATAGGGCAGATCAAATGCTAGCGTACTATCCATGCGAAAGAAAAACGCTGAGGTGGTACAAAAAGATCTTTGTACACATAATGCAGATGGCACTGGTGAACGCCTTGAAGCTGTACAACCTTTCCAATCCCCAAGAAACAATGAATCTTTATGACTTCAGGCTAGCTGTCATCGAATCCCTTGTCCCTGAGAAAGAGCTACAAGCCCCAGAACGTCCTCGCCGAAGCAATGAGAAGGCACTGCACGTTGTCTCCTCCTTGATTGAAGGGAAGGACAACAGGAATCGGCAGAAGAGAAAACGTTTGCAGAGTCTGCCACAGTGA